Proteins co-encoded in one Phycodurus eques isolate BA_2022a chromosome 21, UOR_Pequ_1.1, whole genome shotgun sequence genomic window:
- the pdha1b gene encoding pyruvate dehydrogenase E1 subunit alpha 1b isoform X4: MITLWHHMQSDKCPKVASHPSIMMMVVLLIGLSEYVSLTSPAAPDLAQTQRLPPKPPPVVSARASAAPLVSTSLAAPAARITASCSFADFTPQVTFDIKKCDLYRLEDGPSMKAELTREQGLQYYRTMQTVRRMELKADQLYKQKIIRGFCHLYDGQEACAAGVEAAINRSDHLITAYRAHAYTYTRGVSVKEILCELTGRRGGVSKGKGGSMHMYAPHFYGGNGIVGAQVPLGAGIALACQYQGNNQLCVTLYGDGAANQGQLFEAFNMAALWKLPCIFICENNQYSMGTSAERASASTDYYKRGDYIPGIRVDGMDVLCVREAVTFAADLCRAGKGPIVMELQTYRYHGHSMSDPGVSYRAREEIQDVRSKNDPIALLKEQMLSNNMTSVAELKEMDVAIRKEVEEAAQFAMADPEPPLDDMCNHIFKNDPPLEVRGTNPWSKLKSVS; encoded by the exons ATGATTACACTTTGGCACCACATGCAGTCAGACAAGTGTCCCAAAGTTGCCAGTCACCCTTCGAtcatgatgatggtggtg TTGCTGATTGGCCTGTCAGAGTACGTCAGTCTAACCTCGCCGGCGGCACCAGACTTGGCACAGACGCAGCGGCTGCCCCCCAAACCTCCGCCGGTAGTCAGCGCTAGAGCCAGCGCGGCGCCCTTAGTTAGCACGTCGTTAGCCGCACCA GCTGCCCGCATCACAGCTTCCTGCTCCTTCGCTGACTTTACGCCTCAGGTGACTTTCGACATCAAG AAATGCGATCTGTACCGCTTGGAGGACGGGCCTTCTATGAAGGCGGAGCTAACGCGCGAGCAGGGCCTGCAGTATTACCGGACCATGCAGACGGTGAGGCGCATGGAGCTGAAGGCCGATCAGCTCTACAAGCAGAAGATCATCCGTGGGTTCTGTCACCTGTATGACGGACAG GAAGCTTGTGCTGCAGGTGTCGAGGCTGCCATTAACCGCAGCGATCACCTGATCACGGCATACCGTGCGCACGCCTACACGTACACCCGCGGCGTGTCTGTCAAGGAGATCCTGTGTGAGCTCACGG GTCGAAGAGGCGGGGTCTCCAAAGGCAAGGGGGGATCCATGCATATGTACGCGCCGCATTTCTACGGCGGGAACGGCATCGTGGGAGCACAG GTTCCACTGGGTGCCGGAATCGCTCTAGCTTGTCAGTACCAAGGCAACAATCAGTTGTGCGTGACGCTGTATGGCGATGGCGCAGCCAATCAG GGGCAGCTCTTTGAGGCCTTCAACATGGCTGCCCTCTGGAAGCTTCCGTGCATTTTCATCTGTGAGAACAACCAGTACAGCATGGGCACGTCTGCGGAGAGGGCGTCGGCCAGCACCGACTACTACAAGCGAGGAGACTACATACCGGGAATCAGA GTGGACGGGATGGACGTCCTGTGCGTGAGAGAGGCAGTCACGTTTGCAGCGGACCTCTGCCGAGCCGGGAAG gGTCCAATTGTGATGGAGCTCCAGACTTATCGTTACCATGGACACAGCATGAGTGACCCTGGTGTCAG CTACCGCGCTCGGGAGGAGATCCAGGATGTGCGCAGCAAGAATGACCCCATTGCCCTGTTAAAAGAGCAAATGCTCAGCAACAATATGACATCTGTGGCGGAATTGAAG GAAATGGATGTGGCCATTCggaaggaggtggaggaggcagCACAATTTGCGATGGCTGATCCCGAGCCACCATTGGACGATATGTGCAACCACATCTTTAAAAACGATCCACCCCTGGAGGTCCGTGGGACCAACCCCTGGTCTAAGCTCAAGTCTGTAAGCTAG
- the pdha1b gene encoding pyruvate dehydrogenase E1 subunit alpha 1b isoform X2, translated as MLYRSQIQMYVWLLILHPPSPEPQGAQTVSELLIGLSEYVSLTSPAAPDLAQTQRLPPKPPPVVSARASAAPLVSTSLAAPAARITASCSFADFTPQVTFDIKKCDLYRLEDGPSMKAELTREQGLQYYRTMQTVRRMELKADQLYKQKIIRGFCHLYDGQEACAAGVEAAINRSDHLITAYRAHAYTYTRGVSVKEILCELTGRRGGVSKGKGGSMHMYAPHFYGGNGIVGAQVPLGAGIALACQYQGNNQLCVTLYGDGAANQGQLFEAFNMAALWKLPCIFICENNQYSMGTSAERASASTDYYKRGDYIPGIRVDGMDVLCVREAVTFAADLCRAGKGPIVMELQTYRYHGHSMSDPGVSYRAREEIQDVRSKNDPIALLKEQMLSNNMTSVAELKEMDVAIRKEVEEAAQFAMADPEPPLDDMCNHIFKNDPPLEVRGTNPWSKLKSVS; from the exons ATGCTCTATCGCTCACAAATCCAAATGTATGTCTGGCTTCTTATCCTTCATCCACCTTCACCGGAACCCCAGGGAGCCCAAACTGTGTCGGAG TTGCTGATTGGCCTGTCAGAGTACGTCAGTCTAACCTCGCCGGCGGCACCAGACTTGGCACAGACGCAGCGGCTGCCCCCCAAACCTCCGCCGGTAGTCAGCGCTAGAGCCAGCGCGGCGCCCTTAGTTAGCACGTCGTTAGCCGCACCA GCTGCCCGCATCACAGCTTCCTGCTCCTTCGCTGACTTTACGCCTCAGGTGACTTTCGACATCAAG AAATGCGATCTGTACCGCTTGGAGGACGGGCCTTCTATGAAGGCGGAGCTAACGCGCGAGCAGGGCCTGCAGTATTACCGGACCATGCAGACGGTGAGGCGCATGGAGCTGAAGGCCGATCAGCTCTACAAGCAGAAGATCATCCGTGGGTTCTGTCACCTGTATGACGGACAG GAAGCTTGTGCTGCAGGTGTCGAGGCTGCCATTAACCGCAGCGATCACCTGATCACGGCATACCGTGCGCACGCCTACACGTACACCCGCGGCGTGTCTGTCAAGGAGATCCTGTGTGAGCTCACGG GTCGAAGAGGCGGGGTCTCCAAAGGCAAGGGGGGATCCATGCATATGTACGCGCCGCATTTCTACGGCGGGAACGGCATCGTGGGAGCACAG GTTCCACTGGGTGCCGGAATCGCTCTAGCTTGTCAGTACCAAGGCAACAATCAGTTGTGCGTGACGCTGTATGGCGATGGCGCAGCCAATCAG GGGCAGCTCTTTGAGGCCTTCAACATGGCTGCCCTCTGGAAGCTTCCGTGCATTTTCATCTGTGAGAACAACCAGTACAGCATGGGCACGTCTGCGGAGAGGGCGTCGGCCAGCACCGACTACTACAAGCGAGGAGACTACATACCGGGAATCAGA GTGGACGGGATGGACGTCCTGTGCGTGAGAGAGGCAGTCACGTTTGCAGCGGACCTCTGCCGAGCCGGGAAG gGTCCAATTGTGATGGAGCTCCAGACTTATCGTTACCATGGACACAGCATGAGTGACCCTGGTGTCAG CTACCGCGCTCGGGAGGAGATCCAGGATGTGCGCAGCAAGAATGACCCCATTGCCCTGTTAAAAGAGCAAATGCTCAGCAACAATATGACATCTGTGGCGGAATTGAAG GAAATGGATGTGGCCATTCggaaggaggtggaggaggcagCACAATTTGCGATGGCTGATCCCGAGCCACCATTGGACGATATGTGCAACCACATCTTTAAAAACGATCCACCCCTGGAGGTCCGTGGGACCAACCCCTGGTCTAAGCTCAAGTCTGTAAGCTAG
- the pdha1b gene encoding pyruvate dehydrogenase E1 subunit alpha 1b isoform X8 codes for MLYRSQIQMYVWLLILHPPSPEPQGAQTVSEAARITASCSFADFTPQVTFDIKKCDLYRLEDGPSMKAELTREQGLQYYRTMQTVRRMELKADQLYKQKIIRGFCHLYDGQEACAAGVEAAINRSDHLITAYRAHAYTYTRGVSVKEILCELTGRRGGVSKGKGGSMHMYAPHFYGGNGIVGAQVPLGAGIALACQYQGNNQLCVTLYGDGAANQGQLFEAFNMAALWKLPCIFICENNQYSMGTSAERASASTDYYKRGDYIPGIRVDGMDVLCVREAVTFAADLCRAGKGPIVMELQTYRYHGHSMSDPGVSYRAREEIQDVRSKNDPIALLKEQMLSNNMTSVAELKEMDVAIRKEVEEAAQFAMADPEPPLDDMCNHIFKNDPPLEVRGTNPWSKLKSVS; via the exons ATGCTCTATCGCTCACAAATCCAAATGTATGTCTGGCTTCTTATCCTTCATCCACCTTCACCGGAACCCCAGGGAGCCCAAACTGTGTCGGAG GCTGCCCGCATCACAGCTTCCTGCTCCTTCGCTGACTTTACGCCTCAGGTGACTTTCGACATCAAG AAATGCGATCTGTACCGCTTGGAGGACGGGCCTTCTATGAAGGCGGAGCTAACGCGCGAGCAGGGCCTGCAGTATTACCGGACCATGCAGACGGTGAGGCGCATGGAGCTGAAGGCCGATCAGCTCTACAAGCAGAAGATCATCCGTGGGTTCTGTCACCTGTATGACGGACAG GAAGCTTGTGCTGCAGGTGTCGAGGCTGCCATTAACCGCAGCGATCACCTGATCACGGCATACCGTGCGCACGCCTACACGTACACCCGCGGCGTGTCTGTCAAGGAGATCCTGTGTGAGCTCACGG GTCGAAGAGGCGGGGTCTCCAAAGGCAAGGGGGGATCCATGCATATGTACGCGCCGCATTTCTACGGCGGGAACGGCATCGTGGGAGCACAG GTTCCACTGGGTGCCGGAATCGCTCTAGCTTGTCAGTACCAAGGCAACAATCAGTTGTGCGTGACGCTGTATGGCGATGGCGCAGCCAATCAG GGGCAGCTCTTTGAGGCCTTCAACATGGCTGCCCTCTGGAAGCTTCCGTGCATTTTCATCTGTGAGAACAACCAGTACAGCATGGGCACGTCTGCGGAGAGGGCGTCGGCCAGCACCGACTACTACAAGCGAGGAGACTACATACCGGGAATCAGA GTGGACGGGATGGACGTCCTGTGCGTGAGAGAGGCAGTCACGTTTGCAGCGGACCTCTGCCGAGCCGGGAAG gGTCCAATTGTGATGGAGCTCCAGACTTATCGTTACCATGGACACAGCATGAGTGACCCTGGTGTCAG CTACCGCGCTCGGGAGGAGATCCAGGATGTGCGCAGCAAGAATGACCCCATTGCCCTGTTAAAAGAGCAAATGCTCAGCAACAATATGACATCTGTGGCGGAATTGAAG GAAATGGATGTGGCCATTCggaaggaggtggaggaggcagCACAATTTGCGATGGCTGATCCCGAGCCACCATTGGACGATATGTGCAACCACATCTTTAAAAACGATCCACCCCTGGAGGTCCGTGGGACCAACCCCTGGTCTAAGCTCAAGTCTGTAAGCTAG